Within the Camelus dromedarius isolate mCamDro1 chromosome 9, mCamDro1.pat, whole genome shotgun sequence genome, the region TGCATTACTGAGAAAACAAATTGGTATGGTGTTTGCTATGGAAATTATTCATATAGGGCAATTCCCCCTGTTCCTGAGCTTgcttagtgtttttttttttttttttttttttttttttggtttttacatTGGCCCtgagtttttaatgttttggtttTGCATGCATTAAAGCATTGCCCACAACTGTTTCTAGGAATGAGGCAGAAGATCTTCACTAATATTTGAGAACTTGCTTCTTGGTTTAGTGCTTTCTCTCTGCTCGGAAGGGAAAGGTATCAGATTAAAGAGAGGTTATGGTGTggtaagaattttctttttctctgctgggCAGTTAAGAGTTAAGCATGATATCTATGTGGTTGGAAGAACAGGAAAGGAGTCTAGAGGGCAGAAGGGCAGTTTCTTTGGAGCAGGTTCTGTTGCTTTTGCTGAACAGCTTAGCTTTTGCAAAATACATGGGCTCATACCATTACTTCACCAGTGATGCCACTGCTTTCTCCTCTGGTAATGATCTTTGTGTTTCAGGTTGATGACATTAATGCTGATAAGAATATCTCTTCTGCACAGATTGTTGGTGAGTGTGAGTCAAACCCTCACATGTTTTCTCATGACTGTTTCTCCCTCAGGCTGTTTTATGTTTGTGGCATTCTACCCACATGCCCTGTCCTCTCCCCAAATGCAGTATGGTGGAAACAACTCAGGATTTCcctcttccagaaagaaaaggtCTTTCCTGGCTCCAAAAAAAGTCTCCCGAGTTCTCTGTTTCTATTGGTGGTatcattattctttttcaccgtgtgGTTCTTAATCATCCCTAAGCTCTTTATGTTCCTGCTGCTTCAGCTTCCATTGTGCCtggaaatactaatttttttttaatttgggcaGTAAAGCAGGGAAATTAGGCACAAATCGTAAATGAATAGCTGAGTGACTTTCCACAAAGCAAGCATGCTGATGTAGCCATtcactcaaaaagaaaaacactgNNNNNNNNNNNNNNNNNNNNNNNNNNNNNNNNNNNNNNNNNNNNNNNNNNNNNNNNNNNNNNNNNNNNNNNNNNNNNNNNNNNNNNNNNNNNNNNNNNNNNNNNNNNNNNNNNNNNNNNNNNNNNNNNNNNNNNNNNNNNNNNNNNNNNNNNNNNNNNNNNNNNNNNNNNNNNNNNNNNNNNNNNNNNNNNNNNNNNNNNACTTGTCAATCGAACTTACCCATAATCCACTTTCATATGCTGCCCATTGAAGAAAAATACAGTAGATGGAATATAACTGATATCAAAATAGTGTGTATAAACTGGAGTTTGGTCCACATCTACCAGATATATAGCAGCCATTTTACTCAAGTCAGAAGAGGTCTTAGAAAGCTGCAAATAAAGAGACAGATGTAGGTTACAGCATGAGAAGCAGCTAACGTTTCTTCTGTGAACCTTTTTACTAGAACAGTGTTTGTTCTGGGCCAAATTCCTGGGCCAAGAACCTAGCCTGTTTTGAGTTTCACATTAGACACAGTGTAACCTTACCATTCAGAGTCTGAATCACTGTTGGCAGGGTCATAAGAGGGCCTCAGGTAAgttgtgtgaatatatatttttttactagTTTTGATTGTAAGaagttttaataaacattttatgggTTTATAAAATTCATGCTCATTTATATAAAAACCGAAACAACTCAGGAATACATACTACACTTAAATTCCTCCAAATTTATGAAATCTCCTCATAAAtgataatcataataaaaatagcaaacacatggcacttactatgtgctaaatgttctaagtgctttatacttgttagctcatttaatccttacagcattCCTGTGAGGTATGCATTACTATAGTCACCATTTCCTAGAccaggaaaccgaggcacagggaAGTCACCTGCccctggtcacacagctagtcagcaGTAAggatgggatttgaactcagacagCCTGGCTTCAGAGCCGACATTCTTGACCTCTTTGATATTCCCTCCTCCTTGCTACAGCAGAGGGTATAACGTGCTGACCCCCCCGCCCCAAGCCCCCAGGGTTAACACATCACACACTCATTTATAATCACAGTAATGGAGAGTCTTACACTGGACCCACACTGTGGGTGGCAGCAACAGAAATGGTGGGTGAAGTCTTAGTCCTGGGTAAGTCTCTCTCCATAATAAACAGAGACAAGGATAAACTCCCTCTGTCCCATACTCCCCTCCCTACTCCTCAGTATGAAGatgctctgtgaaatcagagattATCATCAGGCACACACTGGAGGCAGCACACTAGAAAAGGATATTtgcaggcagagaaaacaaagttcaaatttcagctctgcAACTTAGTGGTTCTGTGCCTGTGGGAAGTCACCTGACCTCCCTGGCACTCACCTCCCCTCTTGGGAATAGTAACTGTAATTATCGCACTGTTGCGAGCACTGGATAAAATAATGTTCACAGCCGTTTGTCAGTAAATTATGTTTCTGGTCTTCCATTGTCTTGTTGGTGAAACTGAGGTTTGACCGGTGCTAGTGGGGAAGGACATCCAGGACAGGTTCCGCACAATTGGAGATTTGTGGGTTCTGCTCAGGGCAGGCACACCACAGCTCTGAGTGAAAGTGTGCTAACAAATGAACTACATATCCGAGCCCTGCCTATTCCCTTTCATGTGCTTTGCAGATGTTGAAGTGAGAATGtataaagttttaataaaaacCATTTACTCAAAAAATTCACTTACAATATCATCTAGCTGCAGGCAGACGGGGTCCTCATCTCTGCCAAACCTGAGAACCAACACCTTCTCTGCAGTAGTTTTTATCACCTGGTCTACTTCTTTTTTGCTACTCAGCTTGGGTAATAGGAAGCTCATcttgaaataatcaaaatatcaCTCCTCAGTGTCAGCCTGAAATAAAGTTGCAATGTTTAAAGACAGATTAAGCGCCTGAGtcctaattaaaattttttttcatttttttcttatataaacattgattttatttttttaaaacttttttttattgagttatagtcattttacaatttttaaaaaatttttggagtaGGTATCATGTGTATCttttttccagaggaaaaatGATTTCACACAACACAgtatcaaaaaagtaaaagaaacactAAATGCACAAACTGGTGGCAAGTAAGatcatgggtttaaaagaaacaatacagAAAGGTACACTGTGAAaagtctctctccatctcccctcaACTGGCCTAGTTCCCACTGCTCTGCAAGTGGTTACCAGGCAACTACTTTCATTACTTCCTCATGTATCTTCCAGAGTTCTGTtatgcattcacacacaaaaaaccaaaaaaccaaataTATGTTCCTATGTTTTCTCCCTGTTTTACCCAAAAGAGTGTATCCCATCAGTCAGTGTTCCAGCAGGAAAGAGAAGACGTCCTCAAATTTGGCCTTTTGAAGACTTTCATTAAGGCAGGGTGTAGGGAAACTGCAGGGTGTGGTGCAGTACCCTGGGGCTAGTAACAGTGGGCATTGTTCTCACCCCTAGGCTGGAAGGAGCCACGGGAGGGACGTGTTACCAGAACTGTGTGGCTGAGATTGCTGGACAGAGGGGGCTGCTCTATAGGAGGTTGGCTTGCAGTTCAGGGATGCAGtcactctcctccctctctctggtcCCCTCCTAATGTTCCCACTGGCTGACTCCAACTGGACCGAAgagggcaggggagctggggaggcagaCAAGCCTCCTGGTCCCAGGAGCGGTCCAGAACAGtctagaggaggaggaagagtggaTCTGGAGGGGCAAATGACAGATGTCCAGCACACACAATTTACCCACTCTTCTGCACACTGCACGTTACCTAACACACGAAGATCTTCTCATATCTCTATATAGAAAACTTAACACTTTTTTTGTCACACAGGCATCCTATTTCATGCATGTACcatactttttaaagtcttctattGACAGACACTTGCATTATCGAGTCCTGACTTAAAGTTTCTTGGTGTATGTCTTATGACGTGTACCTCATCACATGGCAAATAAATCAATTAAGAGTGTgtcaaaaccacacacacacacacacacacgaaacaaATCCTAAAATACTGAGCTAGAAGGAGCCCCTCATTCTCCAACTAGTTTGCTTATAGTTACACTTCTAGCTACAAGAACAAGGACTAGAATCCACACTGCCAAATTTCTAGTCCAGCATTCCTTCTATTGCAATAAACCCTATTTTTATAATTGAGGAACTTTTTGAtcaaggaattttatttttgatcatCCACGAGAGACTCCACTGAGATACTTTACATTTTGAATTCAGTTCCAAAGTTGTCTAACACTATGAAAAGGGaggatttccttctctctctttccaactCCCCCGTTTTTAGTGACAAATCACATTTTTAAGGTATAAATCACTAAAAATTCATATAGTAAATGATATTGTCCCAATAATAGGTCATACTTTAAATAAGGAAGCTGACTGCCAGATGGGACTTCAACAAATATAGGTAGCAGAACAAATTACTGATGAAAGGAGAAGTCAAAGAGAAGACGGATCTGCCCCACCACTAGAACTCTGCAGCAACTTCTGCATGTTACtgataaagagaagaaagtgaggggaGAGCAAAGCTGACAAGAGGGAGCGGGAAGGTGAGGGTGTGAGAGAGTGGGACTGGATTAATGTTGAAAAGAGGAGAAGGGAAACTGCGACTACACCTAAGAAAACGCCTATAGGAAAGGATATCAACAGAGGATTCACAAAAGAACAAGTACTATTGGACAAACATATTTGGAAAGTTCTGCTTTTCTAGTAAGTGaaggaaagcaaatgaaaagatatactttaaaaagtcattaaattgGCAAAGATTAAACAATAATGGCAAGGTGTGAGTGAAGGGGCAGGCGTTCATAATCCCTGCTGCAATGCAGAGAAGCAAAATTTTTCTAGAAAGAACCCTGAAATACCCATTGACTAACGATTCAATTTCTGAGAATTCCTAGTAAATAATTAGACATGTACACAAAGAGTAATGTAAGAGGTATATTTGTCACGTTTACAGTGGCGAAAAACTGGAAAGAGCCTCAAAAGCCAACAGTAGGGGATTGGTGACAAAAGGATAGTACAGTCCTGCAATGTACTGTCACTATATACTATGCTAGAGATGTACAATTCAGATACTTGAAAAATTCTCATGATAAAGAAAACAAGTTATAACACGGGAGTATACAAAGTGTACAAAACCTAAgcatatgcatatgtacatattcacacagaaaaataactagaaatgaaTATTCCCAAACATCACCAAAGGTTATCTCGTCGTGTGAAGAGACGACTGACTGACTTACATTGGGGCGGGagtctttatttttcccaaatacccgacatacatatttttaatgatgCCTGTGATTGGGCTACTCCTGGCCCACAACTGCCAGGGAAAACGATACTTACTTTATTTGTTCaaatccctccctctcttccacttCAGGGCTGTGGGCATCTCCGACGCTTTCTCCAAAAAGCCGAGACTAGGGCAAGTCGTTTTTTCCGCTGGAACCACCTCGGCAACCCTAATCCGAAGTAACCCAGGGACTGTTGCCTAGCAACCGTCGGCCGACTATTTAAGGGGacggaaacagaaaaagaaaatgcacaggCGCAGTGATGAACGCGCGGTCGACCCCGCTCAACAGTCCAATAAGCAGAAGAGGCTATTCTAGTGACCACCCACCTGCACCGGCTCTGACCGGAAGCCTTAGGGTCACTTCCGCCCTTATTAAACCTGACggatctctttccttcttcctctcaccTCTCGAATAGAGGCGGGGCCTTGAGTCTTAGGCTAAGCGTGATTGGTCGGAAGGAGACCCGGAAGTGTCTCTGATCAGAGTCCCAGGGGAAGACAGACTAGCCTTGCGAGCCTGGTCGCGTT harbors:
- the TXNL4B gene encoding thioredoxin-like protein 4B (The sequence of the model RefSeq protein was modified relative to this genomic sequence to represent the inferred CDS: added 91 bases not found in genome assembly), encoding MSFLLPKLSSKKEVDQVIKTTAEKVLVLRFGRDEDPVCLQLDDILSKTSSDLSKMAAIYLVDVDQTPVYTHYFDISYIPSTVFFFNGQHMKVDYGSPDHTKFVGSFKTKQDFIDLIEVIYRGAMR